Proteins co-encoded in one Spirochaetota bacterium genomic window:
- a CDS encoding aminotransferase class IV, giving the protein MVGGHRDERYIAINGNIVREAEASIRILGRGTNGADGVYESVFISRSKMIDLSAHVNRLYDSCAFLKLDLYFDISALESIIAILIEKNGLADAYAVATIVVMRAGEPGALSSPEEAMYIITVGQAGISSELYTNGISLSLAHVPAYNPLAEHPTLSCLQNTLLFAEARRSGFDDALVVMQGKILECTQANIFIYRDGAVRTPVSGVLPGITRNHVVLIAGSLGYDVLFDEIESDELWSAAEVFVSDTVRGIVPVTRVGNVTFPVGTLTRSLVDTCNAARSVSF; this is encoded by the coding sequence ATGGTAGGCGGACATCGCGATGAGCGCTACATCGCCATCAACGGCAATATAGTCCGGGAGGCGGAAGCATCGATACGCATTCTCGGGAGGGGAACCAACGGCGCTGACGGTGTATACGAATCGGTGTTCATAAGCCGCTCGAAGATGATCGATCTTTCGGCACATGTCAATCGCCTTTACGACAGCTGCGCATTTCTCAAGCTCGATCTCTATTTCGATATTTCCGCGCTCGAAAGCATCATCGCCATTCTTATCGAGAAGAACGGTCTCGCCGATGCGTATGCGGTGGCGACCATCGTGGTGATGCGCGCGGGAGAACCGGGGGCGCTTTCCTCCCCGGAAGAGGCGATGTACATCATTACCGTCGGGCAGGCGGGGATCTCTTCAGAGCTCTACACGAACGGGATATCGCTTTCGCTCGCTCACGTGCCGGCATACAATCCATTGGCGGAACATCCGACGCTCTCCTGTCTTCAGAATACGCTCCTCTTCGCGGAGGCCCGGCGCAGCGGATTCGATGACGCGCTCGTTGTCATGCAGGGGAAGATACTTGAGTGCACGCAGGCGAATATATTCATCTATCGCGACGGGGCGGTGCGTACACCGGTGAGCGGCGTGCTCCCCGGGATAACGCGCAATCACGTGGTGCTCATTGCAGGTTCGCTCGGGTATGACGTGCTCTTTGATGAGATAGAATCGGACGAACTGTGGAGCGCCGCCGAGGTTTTCGTGAGCGATACCGTACGCGGCATAGTCCCGGTCACGCGTGTGGGGAACGTAACGTTCCCGGTCGGGACGCTCACACGCTCGCTCGTCGATACATGCAACGCCGCACGTTCTGTTTCATTTTGA